The Musa acuminata AAA Group cultivar baxijiao chromosome BXJ1-3, Cavendish_Baxijiao_AAA, whole genome shotgun sequence genome window below encodes:
- the LOC103973875 gene encoding chaperone protein dnaJ 8, chloroplastic — MAMSLVMMGSMGGASSSSSGRCAGRGEVLKGMRKGGRGGGNVRCAAAAAAAGSMADHYRMLRIHPGASEKEVKKAFRKLALQYHPDVCKGSNCGVQFHRINEAYDIVMSSLRRAEEEQQQWQPQGWSEDVDRNPMSGMYDPSWDLWEEWMGWEGAGTRDYSSHINPYI; from the exons ATGGCGATGTCGTTGGTGATGATGGGGTCGATGGGCGGTGCGTCTTCGTCTTCGAGCGGGAGGTGTGCGGGGCGAGGTGAGGTGTTGAAGGGGATGAGGAAGGGGGGGAGGGGCGGAGGCAATGTGAGATGCGCGGCCGCGGCCGCCGCCGCAGGAAGCATGGCGGATCACTATCGGATGCTTCGGATTCATCCGGGAGCGTCGGAGAAGGAAGTCAAGAAGGCGTTTAGGAAGCTCGCTCTTCAG TATCATCCAGATGTTTGCAAAGGCAGCAATTGCGGTGTCCAGTTCCATCGTATCAATGAAGCCTATGAT ATTGTTATGAGCAGTTTGAGACGAGCTGAGGAGGAGCAACAGCAGTGGCAGCCACAAGGATGGAGCGAGGATGTCGATCGCAATCCGATGAGTGGGATGTATGACCCGAGCTGGGATTTGTGGGAGGAATGGATGGGTTGGGAGGGAGCTGGCACCAGAGATTACTCCTCCCACATCAACCCCTATATCTAA